The genomic stretch GAAGGATGAGTTGAAGCTGCTCGGCGGTCATGGCGCCTTCTCCGGGTGGGGATGAGGTGGGCGGGAGCGGTCAGGACGAGGGGCCAGAAGAATGGGGAAGAGGAGGGCTCCCCGCCTGCTTCCCCATTCTTCTGGCCTGGCGTCAGGGCTTGCTGACGTCCACCCCGAACCACTTGCGGCTGATCTTGGCATAGGTGCCATCGGCCTTGATCTGCGCCAGGGCACGGTTGATGGCGCCCCCCAGCGCGGTGTTCGTCTTCTTGAAGGCGATGCCGACGGGCTCGGGCTTCCCGACCACCCCGGCGCCCCGGATCGGCAAGTTGTTCTTGGTGATCAGGTAGCCGACCAGCAGACGGTCGTTATACGCGGCGTCGAGGCGCCCCGCCGCCAGGTCCGCCAGATATTCGGGGGCGCCGGGGTAGGTGACGACATTGATGCCGCCCGCTGCCCGGAGCTGCTGCTCGAAGTTGCTCCCCAGCCCCACGCCGACGCGCTTGCCCTTCAGGTCTGTGAGCGTCTTGGGGCTGAAGCTGCCGCTCTTCCGCACAATGATCTGCGGGCTGCTGTAGGCGTACGCCTGGCTCAGCCCGATGGTCTTCTGCCGCTCCGGCGTGATGCCCACCTGATTGACGATCACGTCGTACTTGTTCGCCTGGAGGCCCCCCAGGATGCCGCTCCACTCGGTGAGCACGAACTGGGGTTTCAGGTCGAGCTTGGCGGCCACAGCTCTGGCAATGTCCACGTCAAAGCCAGTGAGCTGTCCCTGCTCGTCCTTGAAGGTAAAGGGTGGGTAGGTGCCCTCCATGGCGATCTTGAGCACCCCCTTGGTCAGGGTCGCGGGTGTGGTCTGGGCTGCCTGGGCACTCAGTCCGGCGGTCAGGGCAAGGGTGGTCAGCAGGGTCAGGTGACGCATGGAAACCTCGTTTTCCTGTGGCAGGAGGGTGTGGGGAAAGGGACGATCCCCCTCTTTTCCACATGGAATTTTAAAGCACTTTAGAAAGAAGAATGTGGTGCCCTTCGCACGAACAGGCCGTGAGGCAGGCGGGGCCGCGTGGCCCCACACTAGGCCGGGGAAGGTTGCGGCTCAACGCCCCTGCGTTCATGCAAGGGTCATGGGTCGCAGACCGTAGGCGTGCTGCCGCGGCTTTTCCCGTATGCTGGGACGACATGAGTGCCGTGATTCACCTGCAAGCGCTGGGCCTGACCGAGTACGAGGCGCGCGCTTACACCGCCCTGCTGGCCCTCGGGCGCGCCGTTCCCGCCCGGGTGGCGCGGCAGGCAGGCATTCCCCGACCCAAGATCTACGAGACGCTGGAACGGCTGGAGGGCCGGGGGCTGGCCGCGCGGGTGGGGCAAAACCCTCTGGAGTACGCGCCGCTGAGCGCCCGGGAGTATCTTGCCCGCGCCCGCCGCTCCTTTGATGATCGGCTGGGCGCGCTGGACCGCGACCTCTCGCGCTTGGCGCCCGACCCCGCGCCCGAGGCCGTCTACCACCTGTACGGCGAGGCGGCCATCCGCAGCCTGTGCGAGGACCTGACCCTGAACGCTCGGCGCAGCGTCTACATGGCGGGCGACCTCCCCCTCGGCGAGCGGCTGGAGCGGCTAACACCCCGGGGGGTGGACCTGCACCGCGCCTCGCTGGTCGGCCTGCCCGCCATCGCCGCCGAGGGCCAGCGCGCCTTCCTGCTCGCCCGCGATGGGGAAGCGGCCGTAATCGCCCACTTCATCGAGGAGGGCGCCAGCGGGGAGGCGCACGGGGTCCACACCCACAACCCGGTCGTCATTCACCTCATCGAGGGGTACGTGCAGCTCGCCGCGCAGCATCCCGCGGGGAGCCGTTGACAACTCCCGCGGCCCGCTGTAACCTAACCGGGCCTTCGGGGCTGTGGCGCAGTTGGGAGCGCGTCTGAATGGCATTCAGAAGGTCAGGGGTTCGAATCCCCTCAGCTCCACCAAAGAGAGGCCCCGCCACTGTGCGGGGCATTGCTCTCAAAAGGACTATCAAGGCGATGTAGCTCAGCTGGTTAGAGCGAACGACTCATAATCGTTAGGTCCCCGGTTCAAGTCCGGGCATCGCCACCAAAGAAAACCCCGTCACCCCTGGCGGGGTTCTTTCATTTCTGCGGACCCGATTTGGGTGACGTACGTTCTCTTGCAGCGAGTGACAGCAGCCTGTAACACCGATGTGACGTGGAATGGGTAGGGTCGAACTGATCGAAAACTCCTCCCCTGGTGCCTCGCTGCCCCAGTGGGGTGTGGCCTCTCCTCCCGCGAGGTTCGTCATGAAGCGTCCTACTGCCCTGTTTTCCGCCGCCCTGCTGCTCGCCGCCTGTAGCCAGGTCCCCTCTGCCGGAACCCGGCCGGGGACGGATCTGCGCGTCCAGGCGACCGGGTCCTGGGTGTCGGGCACGTACACGAATGCCTACGGGTCCCGCTTCTACCGCCTGCGGGTGCCCGCCGGGTACGACGGCACAGCTTCCCGTCCCCTGATGGTGATGCTGCACGGTTGCACGCAGGACGGGTACGACTTCGCGGCGGGCACGCGCATGAACGCGCAGGCGGACGCGCGGAACTTCTTGGTGCTGTACCCTGAGCAGGGCACGGCCTACAACAGCTACGACTGCTGGAACTGGTTTTACGACGTCAACCAGCATCGCGGAAGCGGTGAGCCCTCCCTGATCGCGGGCATGATCGTCTGGGTGAAGAACAACTACCGCGTGGACAGCGCCCGTGTGGGCGTGGCCGGGCTCTCGGCGGGCGGGGCGATGGCCTCGGTCATGGCCTGCACCTACCCCGATCAAGTCCGCAAGGTCGCTGTGTTCGCCGGATTGCAGTACCGGGCCGCAACCACCGCGACGGGTGCGGTCGACGCCCAGAACAACGGCAGTCTGTACGACCCGAACGAGCGGGGCACCTCGTGCGCGAGCGAGATGGGCAGCCTCCGGCGCGTCATGCCGACCCTGGTGTTCCAGGGCACGGCGGACGGCACGGTGAACCCCATGAACGGAAACCAGACGCTGGCGCAGTTCGCCCAGACGAACGACATCGCCACCGACGCCTCGGACAACGGGAACGTGGATAGCACGGCGGACGGCGCGGTGACGGGGACGGCCTGCCGGTCCTACACCCGTTACGACTACAAGAACAGCACGAATGGCAGCGTCCTGTTGCAGAAGTACATCATCAGCGGTCTGGGGCACGCCTGGTCGGGCGGCAGCCCGAGCGGGTCGTACAGCGACCCCTGTGGGCCGGACGCGACGGCCATCATCGTCTCCTTCTTCGGGTTCTGAATAGGCGCGAGAGCCAGCCGCTTGTTGTCCCTAAAGAAGGAACAACACTGCCGCTTGGAAGGGTTTTAAGCTCCTGCCATGTCGCCGCTGATTTCGGGACTCGATCATGTGCAGGTGGAGGCGCCCGCCGGATGCGAGGAGGCCGCGCGGGCCTTTTTCGGGACCTTCCTGGGCCTGCCCGAACTGCTCAAGCCGGAAGCGCTGCGGGGACGCGGCGGGGTCTGGTTCACCCTGCCTGACGGGCGGCAACTGCATGTGGGCGTGACCCCGGACTTCGTGCCGCGCGAGAAGGGGCACCCGGCGTTGCGCTGCCCGGACCTCTCCGCCTTCCGCGCCCACTGTGACGCTCATGGCGTGTCCTATCGGGCCGACGTGGAGGCGGGTGTGCCCCGCGTCTTCCTGCGAGATCCCTTCGGCAACCGGCTGGAGGTCGTGGAGGGGGCGCATGAG from Deinococcus apachensis DSM 19763 encodes the following:
- a CDS encoding transporter substrate-binding domain-containing protein codes for the protein MRHLTLLTTLALTAGLSAQAAQTTPATLTKGVLKIAMEGTYPPFTFKDEQGQLTGFDVDIARAVAAKLDLKPQFVLTEWSGILGGLQANKYDVIVNQVGITPERQKTIGLSQAYAYSSPQIIVRKSGSFSPKTLTDLKGKRVGVGLGSNFEQQLRAAGGINVVTYPGAPEYLADLAAGRLDAAYNDRLLVGYLITKNNLPIRGAGVVGKPEPVGIAFKKTNTALGGAINRALAQIKADGTYAKISRKWFGVDVSKP
- a CDS encoding TrmB family transcriptional regulator, encoding MSAVIHLQALGLTEYEARAYTALLALGRAVPARVARQAGIPRPKIYETLERLEGRGLAARVGQNPLEYAPLSAREYLARARRSFDDRLGALDRDLSRLAPDPAPEAVYHLYGEAAIRSLCEDLTLNARRSVYMAGDLPLGERLERLTPRGVDLHRASLVGLPAIAAEGQRAFLLARDGEAAVIAHFIEEGASGEAHGVHTHNPVVIHLIEGYVQLAAQHPAGSR
- a CDS encoding extracellular catalytic domain type 1 short-chain-length polyhydroxyalkanoate depolymerase; amino-acid sequence: MKRPTALFSAALLLAACSQVPSAGTRPGTDLRVQATGSWVSGTYTNAYGSRFYRLRVPAGYDGTASRPLMVMLHGCTQDGYDFAAGTRMNAQADARNFLVLYPEQGTAYNSYDCWNWFYDVNQHRGSGEPSLIAGMIVWVKNNYRVDSARVGVAGLSAGGAMASVMACTYPDQVRKVAVFAGLQYRAATTATGAVDAQNNGSLYDPNERGTSCASEMGSLRRVMPTLVFQGTADGTVNPMNGNQTLAQFAQTNDIATDASDNGNVDSTADGAVTGTACRSYTRYDYKNSTNGSVLLQKYIISGLGHAWSGGSPSGSYSDPCGPDATAIIVSFFGF
- a CDS encoding glyoxalase, encoding MSPLISGLDHVQVEAPAGCEEAARAFFGTFLGLPELLKPEALRGRGGVWFTLPDGRQLHVGVTPDFVPREKGHPALRCPDLSAFRAHCDAHGVSYRADVEAGVPRVFLRDPFGNRLEVVEGAHESVPLTGAP